The genomic segment CAAGGGCAACTGCGACCGGATCGGCATCGACGGCCACATCAGCCACAAGACCCTTGACGGCAGAACCTTAAATGAGGACTGTGATTTCCCCACCCATACAGAAGCCTTCATGAAGCTGGTAGATGTCCTGACCAAGGGAGACGCTTCCGTCATCAAGAGCATGGACGAGATCTCCGCCGTAGGCCACCGGATCGTCCAGGGCGCCGAGATTTTCGACAAGCCGGTTCTGGTGACTGATGAGGTCATCCAGCAGATCGACGATCTGAAGGAGCTGGCTCCCGTACATAACCACGCACATGCGCTGGCGCTGTGGGCATGCAAGAAGGTTATGCCCGCCAACGTGCCCCAGGTAGTCGTATTCGACACTGCCTTCCACCAGACCATGCCGGAAAAGGCATATATGTTCGGCCTGCCCTACGAGGATTACGAGAACTACAGCGTCCGGAAGTACGGCTTCCACGGCACCTCCCACCGGTTCGTATCCAACGCACTGGCACAGGCGCTGGGCAAGGACATCAAGGATCTGAAGATCGTATCCTGCCACCTGGGCAACGGTTCCTCCATTACCGCAGTACAGGGCGGCAAATCCATCGACACCTCCATGGGCTTTACCCCTCTGGACGGTCTGCTGATGGGTACCCGTACCGGCTGTGTGGATCCTTCCGCCGTTACCTTCGTTGCGGAAAAGCATCACTTCACACCCTCCCAGATGAGCGAGTACATGAACAAGAAGTCCGGCTTCCTGGGCGTTTCCGGCATTTCCTCCGACAACCGGGACATTACCGCTGCCGCAGAAAAGGGCGACAAGCGTGCCCTGCTTGCCAAGGACATTCTGGTTTATGAGATCAAGAAGTACATCGGCTCCTACGCCGCAGCCATGAACGGGCTGGACGCTGTTCTGTTCACCGGCGGCATCGGGGAAAACTCCGACGACGTGCGTGCAGAGGTTTGCCGGAATATGGACTTCTTCGGCATCAAGCTGGACGAGGAAGCCAACAATGGCTGCCGTGGTCAGTTGAAGCGGATCTCCGCACCGGACTCCAGGGTTGAGGTGTGGATCGTTCCCACCAACGAGGAGCTGCTGATCGCAAGAGACACCCTGTCCCTGATCTCCAAGTAAGCGTCACCGTTGCCTTAAATTATAACATTTTTGCATGTAAAAATGCAACCCCTGTACTTTGTGCAGAATCAACAAAAAGGAGCGCAGAATCTCTCTGCGCTCCTGCTGTTTCTGCGGAATGGAGGACTGCCCTGTGACAACATTCGACCAGAACGCCCTGTTTCAAGCCGCCTGCGCCGCCAGAACCCATGCCTATGCTCCCTACTCCGGCTTCCGGGTAGGTGCCGCCCTGCTGTGTGAGGACGGGCGGATCTTCACCGGCTGCAACGTGGAAAATGCAGCCTATCCCCTGTGCACCTGTGCGGAACGCACCGCCCTGTGCACCGCCGTATCCCAGGGGGCACGGCGTTTTCTCGCCATCGCCATTGCCGGCGGAACGGACGAGGACTGCACCCAGCCCTGCGCCCCCTGCGGCGGCTGTCGGCAGAATCTTGCGGAATTTTGTGGTGCCGATTTCCCCGTGCTCCTCAGCGACGGGATCCACCCCCTGGGAGAGTTGCTCCCCGGGGTATTCCGCCTCC from the Ruminococcus champanellensis 18P13 = JCM 17042 genome contains:
- a CDS encoding cytidine deaminase, with translation MTTFDQNALFQAACAARTHAYAPYSGFRVGAALLCEDGRIFTGCNVENAAYPLCTCAERTALCTAVSQGARRFLAIAIAGGTDEDCTQPCAPCGGCRQNLAEFCGADFPVLLSDGIHPLGELLPGVFRLPQD
- a CDS encoding acetate/propionate family kinase produces the protein MIILVVNAGSSSLKYQLIDMKDESVIAKGNCDRIGIDGHISHKTLDGRTLNEDCDFPTHTEAFMKLVDVLTKGDASVIKSMDEISAVGHRIVQGAEIFDKPVLVTDEVIQQIDDLKELAPVHNHAHALALWACKKVMPANVPQVVVFDTAFHQTMPEKAYMFGLPYEDYENYSVRKYGFHGTSHRFVSNALAQALGKDIKDLKIVSCHLGNGSSITAVQGGKSIDTSMGFTPLDGLLMGTRTGCVDPSAVTFVAEKHHFTPSQMSEYMNKKSGFLGVSGISSDNRDITAAAEKGDKRALLAKDILVYEIKKYIGSYAAAMNGLDAVLFTGGIGENSDDVRAEVCRNMDFFGIKLDEEANNGCRGQLKRISAPDSRVEVWIVPTNEELLIARDTLSLISK